The region CAAGCCCGACGGCTCGCCCTTGACCATCGGCAAATACGTGACCATCGGCCACTCGGTGATCCTGCACGGCTGCACCATCGGCGACGAATGCCTGATCGGCATGGGCAGCATCGTGATGGATGACGTGGTGGTGGAGAAAAACGTGATGCTGGGCGCCGGCAGCCTGGTGTCGCCGGGCAAGGTGCTGGAAAGCGGCCACCTGTACGTGGGCCGGCCGGCCGTCAAGGTGCGCGCGTTGACCGAGGCCGAGATCGCCTACCTGGGCTACTCGGCCGAGCACTATGTGCGCGTGAAGAACAATTACCTGGCGGGCAGGGACGACGCCTGACGGCCGCCGTCCGCTGCCATCATCAAGCCTGCGGTGCTGCCGCAGGCTGCGTGTACTTGTCGAAGTTGGCGATATAGTCGTTGAAGTTATCGGTCAGCATGCGTTTATATTGTTCCGTGAAAAAGGCGACGGCGTCGTCTTTTTCCAGCTGCATCTTGCTGACATCGTTGGTCTTGCTGGCCACCAGGAAGGCGTTGAAGCGGGCTGCCGCGTACAGCAGCGAGGTCGCCACTTCGTTGGCCGGGCTGTGCATGCATTGCTCGTTGGCCAGGGCGATGGCCTGGTCGGCGCGTTCCCAGAACTCGGGGCCTGGCGTGGGTTTGGTGGTCGGTGCGTTCATGGAATTCCTTATCAAAGTGCGCGCCAGTCTACACAGGGCACCGGCCACTGTCCAGCCAGTTGCGCGGCCTCAGGCGGCCTGCGCGATCTGCTGCACCAGCGTGGCGAGCGGCTGGCGGATATCGAGCACCATGCCGGCCTCGTCTGCCTGCAGCGGCTGCAGCGTGGCCAGCTGGCTGTCGAGCAGGCTGGCCGGCATAAAGTGGCCGGGCCGGTCCCGCACGCGGCTTTCCAGCACCGTGCGCGGGCCGTGCAGATGGGCAAAGCGCAGGGTTGGATCGCCTTCGCGCAACAGGTCGCGATAGCGGCGCTTCAGCGCCGAACACGACACCACCAGGCCCAGGCCATTCTGGCGCGCCACGGCGATACGCTCGCGCAGGGCGGCCAGCCAGCCGGCGCGGTCTTCATCGCCGAGCGGCTGGCCGGCGGCCATTTTGGCCACATTGTCAGGCGGGTGCAGCGCGTCGCCCTCGATATATTCGATGTGCAGCTGGGCGGCCAGGCGGCTGCCGACGGCGCTCTTGCCGCAGCCCGAGACGCCCATCACGACCCAGCGCACGGCGGCGCCAGGGTGGCTGATTGCGGCAGAGACGGCCATCGCTATTCCTCCAGCGTCGCTTCCAGCAGATCGATCTCGCGCAGCAGGCGCAGGTGGATGGCGTCGTCCAGCTCGCCCGAGATGCGGCGGCGGAACAGTTCGTCGCGCTCGGCATTGAGCGCTTCCAGGCGCAGCGAGCGCTCGGCCCTGGCCAGCTCCTGCATGCGGGCCGCCTCATCGTTGCTGCTTTCGCCATACGCCATGCGGCGCCGGTAGGCTTCGATCAGGCGGTTGGCGGCTTCGGTGACGACTTGCTCCTTGCCATCGGTACCGATGCCGGCGCAGACTTTTTCCAGCCGCGCCACGGCCGCTTCGGCGGCGGCCGAACGGGCGTTGCGCTCTTCGCTCGAGCGGCGCGCGGGCGGCGCGAACACCAGGCCTTTCGTCAAGAGCGGCAGGGTGACGCTGGCCAGTATCAGGGACAGCAAAATCACGCCCATGGCCAGGAAAATCACCAGGTCGCGCGCGGGAAAGCGCGTGCCGTCCGGCAGGAACAAGGGTAGTGTCAGGATGCCGGCCAGGGTCAGGGCGCCGCGCACGCCGGCAAACGAAGCCACCAGCAGCAGGCGCAGGCTGGGGCGTGCCAGCGAGCCGCCGTCCTTGCCTTCCAGCGAGGTGCCATTCCTGGCGGCTTTCTTCTGGCGCTTGAACAGGGTCAGCTTCATCGAGATGGCGACCCAGATAAAGCGCATGAAGGTCAGGCCCACCGTGATGGCCACCACGTACAGCGGCAGCTTCCAGGCGCTGCCGGCGCCTACTTCGGCCGAGGCCGCCTGCAGGCTGGCGATGGTGGTGGGGAGCTGCGCGCCCAGCATGACGAAGATCACGCCGTTCAGCACCAGTTGCACGGTGTCCCAGACGGCCTTGCGCTGGGTGCGCGTGGCGGCCAGCGGACGGCCGATCAGGTCGGCGTAATGCATGGACACGCCGGCCGTGGCGGCGGCCAGGATGCCCGAGCCGTGGATCTGCTCGGCGCCCAGATAGGCCGCAAACGGAATCAATATGCTGATCAGGATTTGCAGGCCCGGCTCTTCGCCGACCTTGCTGACCAGCCATTTGTTGGCCAGGCCCACGCCCCAGGAAATCGCCAGGCCGATCAGGATGCCGCCGCCCGCTTCCTGCAGGAAGCTCAAGGACGCCGCGCCGATGGAAAAGCCGCCCGTCATCATGGCGCCCACGGCAAACGTGAAGCACACCAGGCCGGAGGCGTCATTCAACAGCGACTCGCCTTCGAGTATGTGCATCAGGCGCGGCGGAATCGGATTGCCGGCCGCAATCGCCGACACGGCCACCGGATCGGTCGGCGACAGGATGGCGCCCAGCGCAAAGGCGACCGCCAGCGGCACGGTGGGGATCAGCCAGTCGATAAAGAAGCCCATGCCCAGCACGGTAAACAGCACCAGGCCGATGGCCAGCATCAGGATCGAGCGCGCATCGGAAAAAAAAGCGCCCTTGGGGATGCGCCAGCCATCGAGGAACAGCAGCGGCGGAATGAACAGCAAAAAGAAAATATCGGGATCGAGCGGCAACTGCAGGCCGAACAGGGCCAGGCCCGTGCCGCCGGCGATCTGGATCAGGGGCAGCGGCAGCTTGACCCAGCGCGAGCGGGCGATAAAGCCGCACAGGACGACGGTCAGGACCAGGACGAGGATGATGGTAACGGTATGCATGAAGGGAAGATGGCCGTGCTGAAACGACGATTATAAGTCGCCGCGCCCGCTTGCCGCTGTGCGCTTGCTGACACAGGGCGGCGCTAGGTAACTTTGCTTACATACAACAAGTCGCAATCCGCGTAAAATTCTGCCATGAAGCGCACGGCCTGTGCGCTAGTTTTTATTATCGGAAAGTCTTGTTCAAGAAAATCTGTACCGGCCTGCTTATATTGCTGGGCCTGCTTGTGGTCGCCGCCGGCGCCATCTACGCCGCTTACTGGCGTCCCGCGCTGGCACCCATCGCCACGCCACCATCCACCGCGTTTTCCGCCCAGGCGATCGAACAGGGCCGCATCCTGGCCGGCATGGGCAATTGCGCCGCCTGCCATACGGTCAAGGGCGGCGCCGACTATGCGGGCGGGCGCGGCATGGCCACGCCGTTCGGCACCATCCACGCCACCAATATCACGCCCGACCCGCAGACGGGTATCGGCCGCTGGTCGCTGGCGGCGTTCCAGCGCGCCATGCGCGAAGGCATGGGGCGCGACGGCGAACACCTGTTTCCCGTGTTTCCCTACACGCACTTCGCACTGGCCAGCGATGCCGATATTGCCGCCCTGTACGCTTATTTCATGACGCGCCCGCCCGTGTATGCGGTCACTCCCGCCAATACCGTGCCGTTTCCCTTGAACCAGCGCGCCCTGCAGGCCGGCTGGAAATTGCTGTTTTTTAAACCCGGCAGCTTGCCGCGCAATGCCGCGCAAGGCGCGGACTGGAACCGGGGCCGCTACCTGGCCGAAGGCCTGGCCCATTGCGCCGCCTGCCATACGCCGCGCAATGCGCTCGGTGCGGAGGTGGCCGGCTCGGCCTACCAGGGCGCGGCCATCGACCACTGGTATGCGCCGCCATTGACAGCTGCCAACACGGCGCCGCTGCCGTGGACGAAGGACGAGCTGTACGCCTTCCTGCGTACCGGCGCCACCGCCCTGCACGGGGTGGCGGCCGGGCCCATGTCGGAAGTGGTGCACGAGGGCATGGATGCTTCGCCCGACGCCGATATCCGCGCGCTGGCCGCCTATTTTGCCGACCTGGCCAAGCCGCAGGACCAGGTCGTGCCACCGGTCGATGCGGCCTCGGTGATCGCGGCCGGCATCAAGCGCTCGCAGAAGGTCGGCATGATCGATAACGACCGTGGCGCCAGCCTGTACGTGGCCGCCTGCGCATCGTGCCACTCGAACAGCGACGGCCAGCCCTCGCTGCTGCGGCCGGAACTGAGCCTGAACAGCGCCGTCAGCGCGCCCGACCCGTCCAACCTGATCCAGGTGATCCTGCACGGCGTGGGCAAGGACGAGGGCCTGCGCGGCGTGCTGATGCCGGCCTTTGCCCAGTCGCTGACGGATGCCGACATTGCCCAACTGGCGGCGTATTTGCGCCGCAGCCGCAGCCACCAGCCGGCCTGGAGCAACCTGGAAGCGACGGTGGCGCGCGTGCGTGCCGGCAAGTAAATCCCCAAGAAAGCAAGCTCATGCATCATTTGACCATTAATGGAAAACCGTTTTCCGCCGATGTGGACGCCGAGACACCCCTGCTGTGGGTGCTGCGCGACGACGCCAGATTAAAAGGTACCAAGTTTGGCTGCGGCATCGGCCTGTGCGGCGCCTGCACCGTGCATGTCGACGGCCGCGCCGTGCGCTCCTGCATCATGCCCGTGTCCGCCGTGTCCGGCTCTGCCGTCACCACCATCGAAGGGCTGTCGCCGGACGGCAAGCATCCCTTGCAGCAAGCCTGGATCGCCACCCAGGCGCCCCAGTGCGGCTATTGCCAGTCTGGCCAGATCATGCAGGCGGCCACCTTGCTGCGCGACTA is a window of Janthinobacterium sp. J1-1 DNA encoding:
- a CDS encoding Na+/H+ antiporter, coding for MHTVTIILVLVLTVVLCGFIARSRWVKLPLPLIQIAGGTGLALFGLQLPLDPDIFFLLFIPPLLFLDGWRIPKGAFFSDARSILMLAIGLVLFTVLGMGFFIDWLIPTVPLAVAFALGAILSPTDPVAVSAIAAGNPIPPRLMHILEGESLLNDASGLVCFTFAVGAMMTGGFSIGAASLSFLQEAGGGILIGLAISWGVGLANKWLVSKVGEEPGLQILISILIPFAAYLGAEQIHGSGILAAATAGVSMHYADLIGRPLAATRTQRKAVWDTVQLVLNGVIFVMLGAQLPTTIASLQAASAEVGAGSAWKLPLYVVAITVGLTFMRFIWVAISMKLTLFKRQKKAARNGTSLEGKDGGSLARPSLRLLLVASFAGVRGALTLAGILTLPLFLPDGTRFPARDLVIFLAMGVILLSLILASVTLPLLTKGLVFAPPARRSSEERNARSAAAEAAVARLEKVCAGIGTDGKEQVVTEAANRLIEAYRRRMAYGESSNDEAARMQELARAERSLRLEALNAERDELFRRRISGELDDAIHLRLLREIDLLEATLEE
- a CDS encoding 2Fe-2S iron-sulfur cluster-binding protein, producing the protein MHHLTINGKPFSADVDAETPLLWVLRDDARLKGTKFGCGIGLCGACTVHVDGRAVRSCIMPVSAVSGSAVTTIEGLSPDGKHPLQQAWIATQAPQCGYCQSGQIMQAATLLRDYPQPTDANIDAVMSGNLCRCMAYVRIRKAIKLAAGMQEKADA
- a CDS encoding gluconokinase; translation: MAVSAAISHPGAAVRWVVMGVSGCGKSAVGSRLAAQLHIEYIEGDALHPPDNVAKMAAGQPLGDEDRAGWLAALRERIAVARQNGLGLVVSCSALKRRYRDLLREGDPTLRFAHLHGPRTVLESRVRDRPGHFMPASLLDSQLATLQPLQADEAGMVLDIRQPLATLVQQIAQAA
- a CDS encoding gamma carbonic anhydrase family protein, coding for MPLSSYLNTRPVLGERVYLHDTAQVIGDVRIGDDCSIWCNSVLRGDVNRIVIGEGSNIQDFSMGHVSHKNAAKPDGSPLTIGKYVTIGHSVILHGCTIGDECLIGMGSIVMDDVVVEKNVMLGAGSLVSPGKVLESGHLYVGRPAVKVRALTEAEIAYLGYSAEHYVRVKNNYLAGRDDA
- a CDS encoding cytochrome c; protein product: MFKKICTGLLILLGLLVVAAGAIYAAYWRPALAPIATPPSTAFSAQAIEQGRILAGMGNCAACHTVKGGADYAGGRGMATPFGTIHATNITPDPQTGIGRWSLAAFQRAMREGMGRDGEHLFPVFPYTHFALASDADIAALYAYFMTRPPVYAVTPANTVPFPLNQRALQAGWKLLFFKPGSLPRNAAQGADWNRGRYLAEGLAHCAACHTPRNALGAEVAGSAYQGAAIDHWYAPPLTAANTAPLPWTKDELYAFLRTGATALHGVAAGPMSEVVHEGMDASPDADIRALAAYFADLAKPQDQVVPPVDAASVIAAGIKRSQKVGMIDNDRGASLYVAACASCHSNSDGQPSLLRPELSLNSAVSAPDPSNLIQVILHGVGKDEGLRGVLMPAFAQSLTDADIAQLAAYLRRSRSHQPAWSNLEATVARVRAGK
- a CDS encoding DUF3144 domain-containing protein, producing MNAPTTKPTPGPEFWERADQAIALANEQCMHSPANEVATSLLYAAARFNAFLVASKTNDVSKMQLEKDDAVAFFTEQYKRMLTDNFNDYIANFDKYTQPAAAPQA